A section of the Agarivorans litoreus genome encodes:
- a CDS encoding sulfite oxidase heme-binding subunit YedZ produces MSKAINKTLASYRWQLKGLLHLLLLCPLFYCVLAVVNGWWGGDPVQAIIHYLANSALNILLITLCLAPVSRKFKLPSLLAYRRLIGLYVFVYALLHLAAYLVIDLGLDWQLFWQENLQRPYIWLGMIAFVVLLAMSITSLKALQQKLGRRWLQLHGLVYPITLLVLVHFWWSLKSGWLEPVLYLVVVAGLFSLRKMQIQRWLGSFSNTNHTK; encoded by the coding sequence GTGAGTAAAGCTATAAACAAAACGCTTGCTAGCTATCGATGGCAACTAAAAGGCTTGTTGCACCTGCTGTTATTATGCCCGTTGTTTTATTGTGTATTAGCGGTCGTTAATGGCTGGTGGGGAGGAGATCCGGTTCAGGCTATTATCCATTACCTAGCGAACAGTGCATTAAACATTTTGCTCATTACGCTGTGTTTAGCACCTGTGTCACGCAAGTTTAAATTACCTAGCTTATTAGCTTATCGGCGTTTAATTGGCCTTTATGTGTTCGTTTATGCACTGTTGCATTTAGCGGCTTACTTGGTGATTGATTTAGGTTTAGATTGGCAGCTATTTTGGCAGGAGAATTTACAACGACCTTACATTTGGTTAGGTATGATTGCCTTTGTGGTATTGCTAGCAATGAGCATTACTTCGCTTAAAGCCTTACAACAAAAACTGGGGCGCCGTTGGTTGCAATTGCATGGCTTAGTTTATCCTATAACCCTACTTGTTCTGGTTCACTTTTGGTGGTCATTAAAGTCTGGGTGGTTAGAACCGGTGCTTTACTTAGTCGTGGTTGCTGGCTTGTTTTCACTGCGAAAGATGCAAATTCAGCGTTGGTTGGGTAGTTTTAGTAATACCAATCACACTAAGTAA
- the msrP gene encoding protein-methionine-sulfoxide reductase catalytic subunit MsrP, protein MWLKFKRDWEEPESAVTPEALFKQRRNIIKGFGLAGAASLLPVTGQAASWFGGDDEEPAAIVRRALNKTDIPPLHNDALTPEAKAISHNNFYEFGTAKDDPVKNSRQFNPNPWSFTIDGLVEKPLTLDLDDVMAKMALEQRIYRLRCVEAWSMVIPWVGFSLSDLLKQVKPLSSARYVAFETLYDPEQMPGQKSRFVGGGINYPYVEGLRLDEAMNPLSFMAVGMYGKTLPAQNGAPLRLVVPWKYGFKSIKSIVRIRFTDVEPPTTWNILSPYEYGFYANVNPKVDHPRWSQASERRIDDAGLLGRKRIDTEMFNGYGEQVAHLYKNMDLTRYF, encoded by the coding sequence ATGTGGTTGAAATTTAAACGTGATTGGGAAGAGCCTGAGTCGGCTGTTACCCCTGAAGCGCTGTTTAAGCAGCGCCGCAATATTATCAAAGGCTTTGGCCTTGCAGGAGCTGCCAGTTTGCTTCCTGTAACGGGGCAGGCTGCATCTTGGTTTGGTGGTGACGACGAAGAGCCAGCAGCAATAGTGCGACGCGCTCTCAATAAAACTGATATCCCTCCTTTGCATAACGATGCCTTAACGCCAGAGGCAAAAGCCATTAGCCATAATAATTTTTATGAGTTTGGCACTGCAAAAGATGACCCCGTTAAAAACAGCCGCCAGTTTAACCCTAATCCTTGGTCTTTCACCATCGACGGTTTAGTGGAAAAACCACTGACCTTAGATTTAGATGACGTAATGGCTAAAATGGCTTTAGAGCAACGTATTTACCGATTACGATGTGTAGAAGCTTGGTCGATGGTTATTCCTTGGGTAGGCTTTTCTTTGAGTGATTTGCTCAAACAGGTTAAACCCTTGTCATCGGCGCGTTATGTTGCTTTTGAAACGCTGTACGATCCAGAACAAATGCCAGGGCAGAAAAGCCGATTTGTTGGGGGCGGTATTAATTACCCTTACGTAGAAGGTTTGCGTTTAGATGAAGCCATGAACCCCTTAAGCTTTATGGCTGTGGGCATGTATGGCAAAACCTTACCTGCGCAAAACGGTGCGCCATTGCGCTTAGTTGTGCCATGGAAGTATGGGTTTAAGAGCATTAAGTCGATAGTGCGAATTCGCTTTACTGATGTAGAGCCGCCCACCACTTGGAATATTCTTTCACCTTATGAATATGGCTTTTATGCCAACGTTAATCCCAAGGTCGACCACCCTCGATGGAGCCAAGCGTCTGAACGTAGAATTGATGACGCGGGTTTATTGGGACGCAAGCGTATCGATACCGAAATGTTTAACGGTTATGGTGAGCAGGTTGCCCACTTATACAAAAACATGGATTTAACCCGCTACTTCTAA